Proteins encoded in a region of the Raphanus sativus cultivar WK10039 chromosome 8, ASM80110v3, whole genome shotgun sequence genome:
- the LOC130498833 gene encoding U-box domain-containing protein 56-like, with protein sequence MCIYITLLIVRCLIVLFWEREKSSLRRKKKSMAEALIDDDTVYVAVSKDVSESRLTLTWALRHLQLKKLYLLHVHQPISIDPTSSGLEQSEIDAIQASELTSSYEILHKYRDICVDEGIIEQDVDISNILANNVGEGIVELIYENNIKKLVMGAAADSQYSEGMVNIISRKTDYVTRHAPHCCKIWLVCNGNLIQTREGRFDRRGSPHSSESLTNLQGLDSALVPYEEAVRAEHDNESHFSARGFETMYYEEQRRGLEIEERRRKAEEELNRVRAENENMKGIQKELEEQLYIDCPRRFEMFEKERDEAIKTAEELLRLLNLDNSESASSSFQRSVSNEPPQYFICPISQEVMREPSFAADGFTYETEALREWLNNGHETSPMTNLKLAHSNLVPNRALRSAIQEWLQGNS encoded by the exons atgtgtatatatataacacttCTAATAGTTAGATGTCTTATCGTCTTGTTTTGGGAAAGAGAGAAGTCGTCTCTgcgtagaaaaaaaaaatccatggCAGAGGCTTTGATTGACGACGATACAGTTTATGTTGCAGTAAGCAAAGATGTCTCTGAAAGCAGACTGACTCTCACATGGGCGTTGAGGCATCTCCAGCTCAAAAAGCTTTACCTTCTTCATGTTCATCAACCCATTTCCATCGACCCTACTT CAAGTGGGCTTGAGCAAAGCGAGATCGATGCAATTCAGGCGTCCGAACTGACGAGTTCGTATGAGATTCTTCACAAGTACCGTGATATCTGCGTAGATGAAGGA ATTATCGAACAAGATGTGGATATTTCCAATATTTTGGCAAATAATGTTGGCGAAGGGATTGTGGAACTTATCTATGAAAACAATATCAAGAAGCTTGTTATGGGAGCAGCTGCTGATTCCCAATACTCCGA GGGCATGGTTAATATCATATCTAGAAAAACCGATTATGTGACTAGACACGCTCCTCATTGCTGTAAAATATGGCTTGTGTGTAATGGAAACCTCATCCAAACGAG GGAGGGACGGTTTGATCGTAGGGGTTCACCGCACTCCTCTGAATCCTTAACCAACCTACAGGGCCTTGATTCTGCTCTGGTACCATACGAGGAAGCAGTGAGAGCTGAACATGACAACGAGTCGCATTTTTCA GCTAGAGGGTTTGAGACAATGTACTACGAAGAGCAGAGACGGGGACTAGAAATTGAGGAACGCAGGAGAAAAGCGGAGGAGGAACTAAATAGAGTAAGAGCAGAAAACGAAAACATGAAGGGGATCCAAAAGGAACTCGAAGAACAGCTTTATATTGACTGCCCCCGTCGGTTTGAAATGTTCGAGAAAGAGCGAGATGAAGCTATCAAAACAGCTGAAGAGCTTTTGAGACTTCTAAACCTGGACAACAGTGAGTCAGCATCATCCTCGTTTCAGCGGTCGGTTTCCAACGAGCCTCCCCAATATTTTATCTGTCCCATTTCACAG GAAGTAATGCGAGAGCCTAGTTTTGCAGCCGATGGGTTCACCTATGAAACTGAAGCCTTAAGAGAATGGCTCAACAATGGTCACGAGACCTCACCAATGACGAACCTTAAGCTCGCCCACAGTAACCTTGTCCCTAACCGCGCCCTTCGTTCCGCCATTCAAGAGTGGCTTCAAGGAAACTCTTAA
- the LOC108822550 gene encoding WD repeat-containing protein VIP3 — MKLAGLKSIENAHEDSVWAAAWVPATEDRPSLLLTGSLDETVKLWRADELDLVRTNTGHSLGVAAVAAHPSGIIAASSSLDSFVRVFDVDTNATIAVLESPPSEVWGMQFEPMGTVLAVAGGSSASVKLWDTASWRILSTLSIPRPEAPKPSDKTSSKKFVLSVAWSPNGKRLACGSMDGTICVFDVERSKLLHQLEGHNMPVRSLVFSPVDPRVLFSGSDDGHVNMHDAEGKTLVGSMSGHTSWVLSVDASPDGGAIATGSSDRTVRLWDLKMRAAVQTMSNHNDQVWSVAFRPPGGTGVRAGRLASVSDDKSVSLYDYS; from the exons atgaaactCGCAGGTCTGAAATCGATCGAGAACGCACACGAAGACTCCGTCTGGGCGGCGGCTTGGGTTCCGGCGACTGAGGACCGTCCGTCGTTGCTTCTGACTGGCTCTCTCGACGAAACGGTGAAGCTATGGCGAGCTGACGAGCTGGATCTTGTCCGTACCAATACGGGACACTCCCTGGGAGTAGCAGCTGTGGCGGCGCATCCTTCGGGGATAATCGCGGCGTCTTCTTCGCTTGATAGCTTCGTTCGTGTCTTTGATGTTGACACTAATGCTACTATTGCTGTTCTTGAATCTCCTCCTTCTGAGGTTTGGGGGATGCAGTTTGAACCTATG GGTACAGTCCTTGCTGTTGCAGGTGGAAGTAGTGCCTCGGTGAAGCTTTGGGACACTGCCAGCTGGAGAATACTCTCGACTCTATCAATCCCACGTCCAGAAGCGCCGAAACCTTCTGACAAAACCAGCAGCAAGAAATTCGTTCTCTCCGTGGCTTGGTCTCCTAACGGGAAACGCCTTGCTTGTGGTTCGATGGATGGCACCATCTGCGTCTTTGATGTTGAACGCTCCAAGCTTCTTCACCAGCTAGAAGGTCACAACATGCCTGTAAGGTCGCTTGTGTTCTCCCCTGTAGACCCGAGAGTCCTCTTCTCAGGATCTGATGATGGGCATGTGAACATGCACGACGCAGAAGGGAAAACGCTGGTGGGGTCCATGTCGGGGCACACGAGCTGGGTGCTGAGCGTTGATGCTAGCCCAGATGGCGGAGCTATAGCAACGGGGTCCAGCGACAGAACTGTGAGGCTATGGGATCTTAAGATGAGAGCGGCTGTTCAGACAATGAGTAACCACAATGATCAGGTTTGGTCTGTAGCGTTTAGACCACCTGGTGGAACTGGTGTCCGTGCTGGTCGTCTCGCTAGTGTCTCTGATGACAAGAGTGTATCTCTGTATGATTActcatga
- the LOC130498834 gene encoding kunitz trypsin inhibitor 4-like, producing MKPMFYFFLALTSVFAAAANAGTPVLDSKGRVITEGSYYVKPLGALFDTGGGGLTLSTLNGKQCPLFVGQEDSDSNVGIPVKFSDWKSSDGFVPESENLNIEMDIEETICFESTYWRITPADVVPMALFIKAGPKPSSGLFQIKKSDRLRGRYRIFFCPDGYDCTKVGTYVDQQGVRRLALNTTAFYEVAFVKATKTETSSKTVSII from the coding sequence ATGAAGCCTATGTTTTACTTCTTTCTTGCCTTAACCTCTGTTTTTGCCGCGGCCGCAAACGCCGGCACACCAGTTCTCGATTCTAAAGGTCGTGTCATAACCGAAGGCAGTTACTACGTTAAGCCCCTCGGTGCCCTCTTCGACACTGGAGGTGGCGGTCTAACTCTCTCCACACTTAACGGCAAACAGTGTCCCCTCTTTGTTGGACAGGAAGATTCAGATTCGAACGTGGGCATTCCCGTCAAATTCTCAGACTGGAAGTCTAGCGATGGGTTTGTTCCCGAATCAGAGAACCTCAACATCGAGATGGACATCGAAGAAACGATCTGCTTTGAGTCAACCTATTGGCGTATCACTCCGGCCGACGTGGTCCCTATGGCGTTGTTCATAAAGGCTGGCCCTAAGCCGTCCAGTGGTTTGTTCCAGATCAAGAAAAGTGATCGTTTACGTGGCCGTTACCGTATTTTCTTTTGCCCTGACGGTTACGATTGCACCAAAGTCGGGACATATGTGGACCAACAGGGCGTTCGGCGTTTGGCTTTAAACACTACGGCGTTCTATGAGGTTGCGTTCGTGAAAGCTACCAAGACAGAGACGTCGTCCAAGACTGTGTCTATTATCTGA
- the LOC108822552 gene encoding kunitz trypsin inhibitor 4-like, translating into MNPMFYFLLPLTAVLAATANAGKPILDSNGYRVITNASYYARPLVSMFELAGGGLTLNTFGVNNCPFYVGKEQSEFEDGIPVKFSDWESGDGFVPESENLNIEMDVKDTVCFEPTYWRISTAPVVPVRLLIKTGPKSSNGLFQIRKSEHIRT; encoded by the coding sequence ATGAATCCTATGTTTtacttccttcttcccttaacCGCTGTTTTGGCCGCGACTGCGAACGCCGGCAAACCAATTCTCGATTCTAATGGTTATCGTGTCATAACCAACGCCAGTTACTACGCTAGGCCTCTTGTTAGCATGTTCGAACTTGCAGGTGGCGGCCTAACTCTCAACACCTTTGGTGTCAACAATTGCCCCTTCTATGTTGGAAAGGAACAATCAGAGTTCGAAGATGGCATTCCCGTCAAATTCTCAGACTGGGAGTCTGGCGATGGGTTCGTTCCCGAATCAGAGAACCTCAACATTGAGATGGACGTCAAAGACACGGTCTGCTTTGAGCCAACCTATTGGCGTATCTCTACGGCCCCGGTGGTCCCTGTGAGGTTGCTCATAAAGACTGGTCCTAAGTCGTCTAATGGTTTGTTCCAGATCAGAAAAAGTGAACATATACGTACGTAA